Genomic segment of Umezawaea sp. Da 62-37:
CGCACTTCGTGTCGCTCGACGCGCTGCTGCCGGGTGACCTGATCTTCTGGGGCGACGGCGACGACCGCACCACCACCACGCACGTGGTGCTCTACCTCGGTGGCGGCCAGGTCCTCGAGTCCGCCCCGCCGCGCGACGCGACCAGCGTCCACATCCGTTCCACCTACGGCCAGGCGAACTGGATGGCTCACGCCGTCCGCTACATCACCTGACCGTCCGCCCGGCGGGGAACCCCCGCCGGGTCGCAGTGATCGGTTCCGGCTCGATCGCCGGGACCTCTGGGAAGGGAAACCAAGAAACGCATGAAGCTCAACAAGTTCGCGGCCGCGGGCCTCGGCCTGCTGGTCGGCATCGGCGCCCTGACCATCGGCACGGGGGTGGCGGCGGCGGCACCCACGTTCCAGCTCCCGTTCCCGTGCGGGCAGACGTGGGAGGGGCAGACCCGCTCCGACCACAGCCCCGCCAACGCCGTGGACCTCAACCGGGCCAACGACGACGGTGACGCCGTCGTCGCGGCCGCCTCCGGCACGGTCAGCCGTGTCGAGAACGAGGGCTCCACCAGCTACGGCCGGTGGGTCGAGATCAACCACGGCAGCGGTTGGACCACGCGCTACGCCCACCTCTCCGCCCAGCGGGTGTCGGTCGGCCAGAGCGTGTCCCTCGGCCAGACGATCGGCAACGTCGGCAGCACCGGCGGCTCGACCGGCCCGCACCTGCACTTCGAGGAGCGGCAGGACGGCGCGGCCGTGAAGGCCAAGTTCAACGGCACCACCGCCCTCTACTGGGGTTCGAAGAGCTACAAGAGCAACAACAGTTGCGGCAGCGGCGGGGACGACAACCCCTACGACGCCGAAGAGGTGTGCGGCTCCGGCTACAAGGTCGTCGACTCCGCGGCGCTGAGCACCAAGGGTCGGGTCTACCTGACCTACAACGCCAGCAACGGCAACAACTGCGTCGTCACGATGAAGCACACGAAGCTCGGCACCGGCTCGACGACCTCGGCGTTCCTCGAGGTCCAGGGCAGTGCGAGGACGACCGACTCCGGCAGCTTCTCCTACTACGCCGGTCCGGTCCGCAAGCAGGCCGCCGACACCTGCGTGAAGTGGGGCGGCTCCGCTGACGGCTCGACCTACACCAGTGGGTTCGAGCACTGCGGCTAGGACCCGCGCCCAGGATCCGGGTCCGCGGTAGTCGGACCCGAGATCCGCGGAACGGATCCCAGTAGCGGTCACGGGCCGCCCCGGTACCCCAATGCCGGGGCGGCTCACCGCCGCGTCCTGGTCAGTCGACCAGGACCGGGTCGAGGTAGCCGAGGAACGACTCGAAGAACACGGGCAGCCGCACGTCGGCCCCGTCGAACAGGGTCCGGGAGGCCGTCCGGTGCACCTCCGCCTCCGCCTCGCACCCCGCGGCCAGCAGCGCGCGGGCGACCTGCCGATGTCCCGCCGCCCGACCGTAGGCGCTGCCGAGCTGGCTGGTCATCGTCAACGACCGCCGCGCGTCCGCGAGCGCCGCGTCCACGTCGTCGCGCCGCAGGTGGACCTCGGAACGGCTGAGCAGCGTCGTCCACTCGTCCTCGCGGTTGCCGACCTCCCGCGCCCTGGCCATGCACTCGTCGAGGTG
This window contains:
- a CDS encoding M23 family metallopeptidase; protein product: MKLNKFAAAGLGLLVGIGALTIGTGVAAAAPTFQLPFPCGQTWEGQTRSDHSPANAVDLNRANDDGDAVVAAASGTVSRVENEGSTSYGRWVEINHGSGWTTRYAHLSAQRVSVGQSVSLGQTIGNVGSTGGSTGPHLHFEERQDGAAVKAKFNGTTALYWGSKSYKSNNSCGSGGDDNPYDAEEVCGSGYKVVDSAALSTKGRVYLTYNASNGNNCVVTMKHTKLGTGSTTSAFLEVQGSARTTDSGSFSYYAGPVRKQAADTCVKWGGSADGSTYTSGFEHCG